The following proteins come from a genomic window of Sorghum bicolor cultivar BTx623 chromosome 3, Sorghum_bicolor_NCBIv3, whole genome shotgun sequence:
- the LOC110433685 gene encoding putative uncharacterized protein DDB_G0294196: MYGVVQVHQSRLDPLLDALKRLREEGLTAALILSAVHYRRGSIDVRSSRPPVKEDEVNRDKRRESAEKQKLKRTLEEAQPSMAKRLKAGAASKESGSPDPWPSTGAEDAPPRPMVGEPIPPSLRRVEVTRPQEQEGAPEPPRSGVEGDPITISDGSGGDGPSKDARPMDEGAETSLVAKRTPWPVGLRSVEEQRKKEEEEREQETRQQPQEGQQPESPQLDELLEQDRQQELRQLQEQQQQRGKQLEELLEPPFHGPPHPVPAAP, encoded by the exons ATGTACGGCGTGGTTCAAgtccaccagtcgcggctcgaccccctcctcgacgccttgaagagGCTGCGCGAGGAAGGCCTGACAGCCGCTCTCATCCTCTCGGCGGTCCATTATCGGAGG GGTTCAATTGATGTTCGGtcttcgaggcctccggtaaaggaggacgaggtcaacCGTGACAAGCGGCGAGAGTCTGCTGAAAAGCAGAA gttgaagcggacgctcgaggaggcccagccctcgatggctAAAAGGCTCAAGGCgggagcggcctccaaagaATCAG GTTCCCCCGATCCCTGGCCGTCAACTGGTGCCGAGGACGCCCCGCCTCGCCCCATGGTGGGGGAGCCCATTCCGCCATCGCTGAGGCGGGTCGAGGTGACTCGCCCCCAAGagcaagagggagcccccgagcctccccgatctggggtcgagggggaccCTATCACAATAAGCGACGGGTCTGGCGGCGACGGGCCTTCGAAGGACGCCCGCCCTATGGACGAGGGGGCCGAGACTTCTCTGGTCGCGAAGCGGACGCCATGGCCCGTCGGGCTTCGCTCCGTCGAGGAGCAAAGAaagaaggaggaagaggagcgcGAGCAGGAGACGCGACAACAGCCGCAGGAGGGGCAGCAGCCAGAGAGTCCCCAGCTCGATGAGTTGCTGGAGCAGGACCGGCAACAGGAGCTGCGGCagctccaggagcagcagcagcagaggggcAAGCAGTTGGAGGAACTGCTCGAACCTCCCTTTCACGGCCCGCCCCACCCAGTGCCAGCAGCGCCGTAA